One stretch of Oryzias latipes chromosome 7, ASM223467v1 DNA includes these proteins:
- the LOC101161039 gene encoding solute carrier family 2, facilitated glucose transporter member 1-like: MECSGKVTPNLMVAVGTAVIGSLQFGYNTGVINAPQTIIESFYNETWSSRFSEPISQSALTALWSVSVAIFSVGGMLGSFSVGLFVNRFGRRNSMLMASALPFIAAAFMGFSKLAASFEMLIVGRFIVGLHSGLSTGFVPMYVEEISPTSLRGAMGTLHQLGVVIGILVAQIFGLESIMGNASLWPLLLGFTLVPAILQCVLLPFCPESPRYLLINRNEESKACSVLMKLRGTDEVSEDIQEMREESQKMMREKKVTIAELFRSPVYRQPMIVAIMLQLSQQLSGINAVFYYSTGIFERAGVAQPVYATIGAGVVNTAFTVVSLFVVERTGRRPLHLIGLMGMAVSAVFLTVAMALQDQLRWMSYVSIVAIFSFVAFFEIGPGPIPWFIVAELFSQGPRPAAIAVAGLSNWSANFLVGLCFQYVEQLCGPYVFIIFTVLLLGFFVFTYFKVPETKGRTFDEIAAGFRHSAGQGTDKYSAPEEFNTLRGDDPDL, from the exons ATGGAGTGCAGCGGCAAG GTGACTCCGAACCTGATGGTAGCTGTGGGAACGGCTGTGATTGGCTCTCTGCAGTTTGGCTACAACACAGGCGTCATCAATGCTCCTCAGACT ATCATAGAGAGCTTCTACAATGAAAcgtggagcagcaggttttcTGAGCCCATCTCTCAGAGTGCTCTAACAGCTCTGTGGTCGGTCTCCGTGGCCATCTTCTCTGTGGGAGGAATGCTCGGCTCTTTCTCTGTTGGCCTTTTTGTTAACCGCTTCGGCAG GAGGAACTCCATGCTCATGGCCAGTGCATTACCCTTCATTGCTGCTGCATTTATGGGCTTTTCCAAACTGGCTGCTTCCTTTGAGATGCTCATTGTTGGACGTTTCATTGTGGGTCTCCACTCTGGCCTCTCCACTGGCTTTGTGCCCATGTATGTAGAGGAAATCTCCCCGACCTCGCTCCGAGGAGCCATGGGGACTCTGCATCAGCTTGGGGTTGTGATCGGCATTCTCGTGGCGCAG ATTTTTGGGCTTGAATCCATCATGGGGAATGCCTCTCTGTGGCCTCTTCTTCTGGGTTTCACCTTGGTGCCAGCCATCCTGCAGTGTGTCCTGCTGCCCTTCTGCCCTGAGAGCCCCAGATATCTTCTAATCAACCGCAACGAGGAGAGCAAAGCCTGCAGCG TGTTAATGAAGCTGCGAGGCACTGACGAGGTGAGTGAGGATATCCAGGAGATGAGGGAGGAAAGCCAGAAGATGATGAGGGAGAAGAAGGTGACCATCGCGGAACTGTTCCGCTCTCCCGTCTATCGCCAGCCCATGATTGTTGCCATCATGCTGCAGCTCTCTCAGCAGCTGTCAGGAATCAACGCT GTGTTCTACTACTCCACAGGAATCTTTGAGCGAGCCGGAGTGGCCCAGCCTGTGTATGCAACCATTGGCGCTGGAGTGGTCAACACAGCGTTCACAGTGGTTTCT ctgtttgtggtGGAGCGCACGGGCAGGAGACCCCTGCACCTCATTGGTCTGATGGGGATGGCAGTTTCAGCAGTTTTCCTAACTGTTGCCATGGCACTGCAG GACCAGCTCAGATGGATGTCCTATGTCAGCATTGTGGCCATCTTCAGCTTCGTGGCCTTCTTTGAAATCGGGCCCGGGCCCATCCCCTGGTTCATTGTTGCTGAGCTCTTCAGCCAGGGCCCCCGACCCGCCGCCATCGCTGTTGCAGGACTTTCAAACTGGTCTGCCAACTTTTTAGTCGGGTTGTGTTTCCAGTATGTTGAG CAACTGTGTGGTCCTTACGTCTTCATCATCTTTACCGTCCTGCTGCTTGGCTTCTTCGTCTTCACCTACTTCAAGGTGCCAGAAACGAAGGGCCGCACCTTTGATGAGATCGCAGCAGGCTTCCGTCACTCCGCTGGTCAGGGCACCGACAAGTACTCTGCTCCTGAGGAGTTCAACACCCTCAGGGGAGACGACCCCGACCTCTGA